The following are encoded in a window of Brachyhypopomus gauderio isolate BG-103 chromosome 18, BGAUD_0.2, whole genome shotgun sequence genomic DNA:
- the amot gene encoding angiomotin isoform X2, translated as MRAAASVSEETSASGGNGGGHTVLQRLLQEQMRYGEGRNYLAMQQQTQQQGPLSSYPGPGGPGDEHSMVPHIARQEPQGQELQADSGMEKQLNPRAGGGGSGGAGSGAGCIGGPNPEDLPSYEEAKVQSQYFRGQQPPQPPLPATVGAAFYVTGVSSPKVRPPEGRPTVQRVSGGKVHQDDGLKDLKQGHVRSLSERLMQLSLATSGVKAHAPVTSAPLSPQLPPPGPPGDYYKPTGPQHRGPPPDYPFKGIPSPAKQQHHHQPQLQEPGHYYSDHRAAGQQGRAEVPHVRYQPPPEYGSFRKESSGHSQRPIHHHSPTSSVTSVGSLSRTQSSTLSSILAASHSQPSMVHQGEPSFPMGPRSPQGPGSHQGDLYGPGLGHPQPHQRGHGFPHDPYGSAPRGLHMHQHQFHPQGPQPQQQGPGQHYPYPHSLQGDPYEMLARARQMVDMLTEENRQLKQEVEACGEKVFKRQKMETEIQMVSEAYENLAKSSSKREALEKAMRNKLELEVRRLHDFNRDLRERMETANKQLAAKECEGTEDNRKTISQLLAQNKETQREKEKLEMELSTLRSTNEDQRRHIEIRDQALNNAQAKVVKLEEELKKKQVYVEKVERMQQALAQLQAACEKREQLEHRLRTRLERELESLRMQQRQGTSQNPVGPEYSTTALMEHLREKEERILALEADMTKWEQKYLEESVMRQFALDAAASVATQRDTSSTCISHSPSSSYDTSVEARIQKEEEEILMANRRCLDMESRIKNLHAQIIEKDAMIKVLHQRSRKDPGTKADGPSAMRPSKSLMSIATGTSSSGLLSHSLGLSGSSPITEERREDRSWKGSLGVLLGPEFRGDSLRTESISSSPSPVLPSTPMPAAAHSKTGSRDSCTQTDKSQETSKPSTPALQSVAVSNRISSPSPVYIPDRIADVPVFHSSTLERRAPVQSLPPQAPPTPHQDVDSEMVEILI; from the exons ATGAGGGCGGCCGCCTCCGTTTCCGAAGAGACTTCGGCCAGCGGCGGCAACGGCGGAGGCCACACCGTCCTACAGCGCCTCCTGCAGGAGCAGATGCGCTATGGCGAAGGGCGGAACTACCTGGCCATGCAGCAACAGACGCAGCAGCAAGGCCCTCTGAGCAGCTACCCAGGCCCCGGAGGCCCGGGAGACGAGCACTCCATGGTCCCCCACATTGCACGGCAGGAGCCACAGGGCCAGGAGCTGCAGGCAGACAGCGGCATGGAGAAGCAGCTGAACCCCCGTGCAGGCGGTGGTGGGAGCGGTGGGGCCGGTTCCGGCGCTGGCTGCATCGGTGGGCCCAATCCCGAGGACCTGCCCTCGTACGAGGAGGCCAAGGTGCAATCGCAGTATTTCCGCGGCCAGCAGCCACCGCAGCCACCGCTGCCCGCCACGGTGGGCGCTGCCTTCTACGTGACGGGCGTCAGCAGCCCCAAGGTGCGTCCGCCCGAGGGCCGGCCCACCGTGCAGCGAGTGAGCGGGGGTAAGGTACACCAAGACGACGGCCTGAAGGACCTGAAGCAGGGCCACGTGCGCTCACTCAGCGAGCGGCTAATGCAGCTATCGCTGGCCACCAGCGGCGTCAAGGCCCACGCGCCTGTCACCAGCGCCCCACTATCGCCCCAGTTGCCCCCGCCCGGGCCCCCGGGTGACTACTACAAGCCTACAGGTCCCCAGCACCGGGGCCCACCGCCGGATTACCCATTCAAAGGCATCCCCTCCCCAGCCAAACAGCAGCATCATCACCAACCACAGCTCCAGGAGCCGGGCCACTACTACTCAGACCACCGTGCTGCAGGCCAGCAGGGCAGAGCTGAGGTGCCCCACGTCCGCTACCAGCCTCCACCCGAATACGGCTCCTTCCG TAAGGAGAGCTCAGGCCACTCTCAGAGGCCCATCCATCATCACAGCCCTACGTCCTCCGTTACGTCGGTGGGCTCATTATCCCGCACTCAGTCCTCCACTCTCAGTAGCATCTTGGCTGCCTCTCATTCTCAGCCATCCATGGTCCACCAGGGGGAGCCGTCTTTCCCCATGGGGCCCCGGAGTCCACAGGGTCCAGGCTCCCACCAGGGTGATCTCTACGGACCTGGCCTGGGTCACCCTCAACCCCACCAGAGAGGCCACGGCTTCCCTCACGACCCCTACGGCTCGGCTCCCAGGGGTCTGCACATGCACCAGCACCAGTTCCACCCACAGGGGCCCCAGCCGCAGCAGCAAGGCCCAGGGCAGCACTACCCCTACCCCCACTCCCTCCAAGGAGACCCCTACGAGATGCTGGCCCGAGCACGGCAGATGGTGGACATGCTGACAGAGGAGAACCGGCAGCTCAAGCAGGAGGTGGAGGCGTGTGGGGAGAAGGTGTTCAAGCGGCAGAAG ATGGAGACGGAGATCCAGATGGTGTCCGAGGCCTATGAGAACCTGGCGAAGTCGTCCTCCAAGAGGGAAGCCCTGGAGAAGGCCATGAGGAACAAGCTGGAGTTGGAGGTGCGCAGGCTGCATGACTTCAACAGGGACCTGAGAG AGCGTATGGAGACGGCCAACAAGCAGCTGGCAGCCAAAGAGTGTGAAGGGACGGAGGACAACCGCAAAACCATCTCCCAGCTCCTGGCTCAGA ACAAAGAGACCCAGCGGGAAAAGGAGAAACTTGAGATGGAGCTGAGCACGCTGCGTTCGACCAACGAGGACCAGCGCCGTCACATCGAGATCCGTGACCAGGCTCTGAACAACGCTCAGGCCAAAGTGGTCAAactggaggaggag ctGAAGAAGAAGCAGGTCTacgtggagaaggtggagcggATGCAGCAGGCCCTGGCTCAGCTGCAGGCTGCCTGTGAGAAGAGGGAGCAGCTGGAGCACCGGCTCCGAACCCGCCTGGAGCGGGAGCTGGAGTCGCTGAGGATGCAGCAG AGACAGGGCACCTCACAGAACCCCGTGGGCCCAGAGTACAGTACCACGGCCCTGATGGAGCACTTACGTGAGAAGGAGGAACGGATCCTGGCTCTCGAGGCCGACATGACCAAATGGGAGCAGAAGTAcctggaggagagtgtgatgaggCAGTTTGCTCTGGACGCTGCTGCCTCCGTGGCCACACAGAG GGACACATCCTCCACCTGCATCAGCCATTCCCCCAGCAGCAGCTATGACACGTCGGTGGAGGCGCGCAtccagaaggaggaggaggagatcctCATGGCAAACCGCAGATGCCTGGACATGGAGAGCCGCATCAAGAACCTGCACGCCCAGATCATCGAGAAGGACGCCATGATCAAGGTGCTGCACCAGCGTTCGCGCAAGGATCCCGGCACCAAGGCCGACGGCCCGTCCGCCATGCGTCCCTCCAAGTCCCTCATGTCCATTGCTACGGGCACGAGCAGCTCGGGCCTGCTGTCCCATTCGCTGGGGCTCAGTGGCAGCAGCCCAATCACTGAGGAGCGCCGTGAGGACCGCAGCTGGAAGGGCAGTCTGG GCGTGCTCCTGGGGCCAGAGTTCAGAGGTGACTCGCTGAGGACCGAGTCCATCTCCTCTTCTCCGTCCCCCGTGCTGCCCTCCACCCCCATGCCGGCAGCTGCCCACTCCAAGACGGGCAGTCGGGACAGCTGCACGCAGACGGACAAGAGCCAGGAGACCAGCAAGCCCAGCACACCTGCCCTGCAGAGCGTTGCCGTGAGCAACCGCATCAGCAGCCCCAGTCCTGTGTACATCCCTGACCGCATAGCAG ATGTGCCCGTGTTTCACAGCAGTACTCTGGAGAGGAGAGCACCAGTgcagtctctccctccccaggccccgcccacaccccACCAGGATGTTGACAGCGAGATGGTGGAAATACTTATCTGA
- the amot gene encoding angiomotin isoform X1: MFRKKASSSLRMRRISESNRWGVDRGRSSSFHEVGGPREPDMRAAASVSEETSASGGNGGGHTVLQRLLQEQMRYGEGRNYLAMQQQTQQQGPLSSYPGPGGPGDEHSMVPHIARQEPQGQELQADSGMEKQLNPRAGGGGSGGAGSGAGCIGGPNPEDLPSYEEAKVQSQYFRGQQPPQPPLPATVGAAFYVTGVSSPKVRPPEGRPTVQRVSGGKVHQDDGLKDLKQGHVRSLSERLMQLSLATSGVKAHAPVTSAPLSPQLPPPGPPGDYYKPTGPQHRGPPPDYPFKGIPSPAKQQHHHQPQLQEPGHYYSDHRAAGQQGRAEVPHVRYQPPPEYGSFRKESSGHSQRPIHHHSPTSSVTSVGSLSRTQSSTLSSILAASHSQPSMVHQGEPSFPMGPRSPQGPGSHQGDLYGPGLGHPQPHQRGHGFPHDPYGSAPRGLHMHQHQFHPQGPQPQQQGPGQHYPYPHSLQGDPYEMLARARQMVDMLTEENRQLKQEVEACGEKVFKRQKMETEIQMVSEAYENLAKSSSKREALEKAMRNKLELEVRRLHDFNRDLRERMETANKQLAAKECEGTEDNRKTISQLLAQNKETQREKEKLEMELSTLRSTNEDQRRHIEIRDQALNNAQAKVVKLEEELKKKQVYVEKVERMQQALAQLQAACEKREQLEHRLRTRLERELESLRMQQRQGTSQNPVGPEYSTTALMEHLREKEERILALEADMTKWEQKYLEESVMRQFALDAAASVATQRDTSSTCISHSPSSSYDTSVEARIQKEEEEILMANRRCLDMESRIKNLHAQIIEKDAMIKVLHQRSRKDPGTKADGPSAMRPSKSLMSIATGTSSSGLLSHSLGLSGSSPITEERREDRSWKGSLGVLLGPEFRGDSLRTESISSSPSPVLPSTPMPAAAHSKTGSRDSCTQTDKSQETSKPSTPALQSVAVSNRISSPSPVYIPDRIADVPVFHSSTLERRAPVQSLPPQAPPTPHQDVDSEMVEILI; this comes from the exons ATGTTTCGGAAAAAAGCCTCATCCTCCTTGAGAATGCGGAGAATATCTGAAAGCAATAGAT GGGGCGTGGACCGGGGGCGAAGCTCCTCCTTCCATGAAGTGGGCGGCCCGCGAGAGCCGGACATGAGGGCGGCCGCCTCCGTTTCCGAAGAGACTTCGGCCAGCGGCGGCAACGGCGGAGGCCACACCGTCCTACAGCGCCTCCTGCAGGAGCAGATGCGCTATGGCGAAGGGCGGAACTACCTGGCCATGCAGCAACAGACGCAGCAGCAAGGCCCTCTGAGCAGCTACCCAGGCCCCGGAGGCCCGGGAGACGAGCACTCCATGGTCCCCCACATTGCACGGCAGGAGCCACAGGGCCAGGAGCTGCAGGCAGACAGCGGCATGGAGAAGCAGCTGAACCCCCGTGCAGGCGGTGGTGGGAGCGGTGGGGCCGGTTCCGGCGCTGGCTGCATCGGTGGGCCCAATCCCGAGGACCTGCCCTCGTACGAGGAGGCCAAGGTGCAATCGCAGTATTTCCGCGGCCAGCAGCCACCGCAGCCACCGCTGCCCGCCACGGTGGGCGCTGCCTTCTACGTGACGGGCGTCAGCAGCCCCAAGGTGCGTCCGCCCGAGGGCCGGCCCACCGTGCAGCGAGTGAGCGGGGGTAAGGTACACCAAGACGACGGCCTGAAGGACCTGAAGCAGGGCCACGTGCGCTCACTCAGCGAGCGGCTAATGCAGCTATCGCTGGCCACCAGCGGCGTCAAGGCCCACGCGCCTGTCACCAGCGCCCCACTATCGCCCCAGTTGCCCCCGCCCGGGCCCCCGGGTGACTACTACAAGCCTACAGGTCCCCAGCACCGGGGCCCACCGCCGGATTACCCATTCAAAGGCATCCCCTCCCCAGCCAAACAGCAGCATCATCACCAACCACAGCTCCAGGAGCCGGGCCACTACTACTCAGACCACCGTGCTGCAGGCCAGCAGGGCAGAGCTGAGGTGCCCCACGTCCGCTACCAGCCTCCACCCGAATACGGCTCCTTCCG TAAGGAGAGCTCAGGCCACTCTCAGAGGCCCATCCATCATCACAGCCCTACGTCCTCCGTTACGTCGGTGGGCTCATTATCCCGCACTCAGTCCTCCACTCTCAGTAGCATCTTGGCTGCCTCTCATTCTCAGCCATCCATGGTCCACCAGGGGGAGCCGTCTTTCCCCATGGGGCCCCGGAGTCCACAGGGTCCAGGCTCCCACCAGGGTGATCTCTACGGACCTGGCCTGGGTCACCCTCAACCCCACCAGAGAGGCCACGGCTTCCCTCACGACCCCTACGGCTCGGCTCCCAGGGGTCTGCACATGCACCAGCACCAGTTCCACCCACAGGGGCCCCAGCCGCAGCAGCAAGGCCCAGGGCAGCACTACCCCTACCCCCACTCCCTCCAAGGAGACCCCTACGAGATGCTGGCCCGAGCACGGCAGATGGTGGACATGCTGACAGAGGAGAACCGGCAGCTCAAGCAGGAGGTGGAGGCGTGTGGGGAGAAGGTGTTCAAGCGGCAGAAG ATGGAGACGGAGATCCAGATGGTGTCCGAGGCCTATGAGAACCTGGCGAAGTCGTCCTCCAAGAGGGAAGCCCTGGAGAAGGCCATGAGGAACAAGCTGGAGTTGGAGGTGCGCAGGCTGCATGACTTCAACAGGGACCTGAGAG AGCGTATGGAGACGGCCAACAAGCAGCTGGCAGCCAAAGAGTGTGAAGGGACGGAGGACAACCGCAAAACCATCTCCCAGCTCCTGGCTCAGA ACAAAGAGACCCAGCGGGAAAAGGAGAAACTTGAGATGGAGCTGAGCACGCTGCGTTCGACCAACGAGGACCAGCGCCGTCACATCGAGATCCGTGACCAGGCTCTGAACAACGCTCAGGCCAAAGTGGTCAAactggaggaggag ctGAAGAAGAAGCAGGTCTacgtggagaaggtggagcggATGCAGCAGGCCCTGGCTCAGCTGCAGGCTGCCTGTGAGAAGAGGGAGCAGCTGGAGCACCGGCTCCGAACCCGCCTGGAGCGGGAGCTGGAGTCGCTGAGGATGCAGCAG AGACAGGGCACCTCACAGAACCCCGTGGGCCCAGAGTACAGTACCACGGCCCTGATGGAGCACTTACGTGAGAAGGAGGAACGGATCCTGGCTCTCGAGGCCGACATGACCAAATGGGAGCAGAAGTAcctggaggagagtgtgatgaggCAGTTTGCTCTGGACGCTGCTGCCTCCGTGGCCACACAGAG GGACACATCCTCCACCTGCATCAGCCATTCCCCCAGCAGCAGCTATGACACGTCGGTGGAGGCGCGCAtccagaaggaggaggaggagatcctCATGGCAAACCGCAGATGCCTGGACATGGAGAGCCGCATCAAGAACCTGCACGCCCAGATCATCGAGAAGGACGCCATGATCAAGGTGCTGCACCAGCGTTCGCGCAAGGATCCCGGCACCAAGGCCGACGGCCCGTCCGCCATGCGTCCCTCCAAGTCCCTCATGTCCATTGCTACGGGCACGAGCAGCTCGGGCCTGCTGTCCCATTCGCTGGGGCTCAGTGGCAGCAGCCCAATCACTGAGGAGCGCCGTGAGGACCGCAGCTGGAAGGGCAGTCTGG GCGTGCTCCTGGGGCCAGAGTTCAGAGGTGACTCGCTGAGGACCGAGTCCATCTCCTCTTCTCCGTCCCCCGTGCTGCCCTCCACCCCCATGCCGGCAGCTGCCCACTCCAAGACGGGCAGTCGGGACAGCTGCACGCAGACGGACAAGAGCCAGGAGACCAGCAAGCCCAGCACACCTGCCCTGCAGAGCGTTGCCGTGAGCAACCGCATCAGCAGCCCCAGTCCTGTGTACATCCCTGACCGCATAGCAG ATGTGCCCGTGTTTCACAGCAGTACTCTGGAGAGGAGAGCACCAGTgcagtctctccctccccaggccccgcccacaccccACCAGGATGTTGACAGCGAGATGGTGGAAATACTTATCTGA